The Vulpes lagopus strain Blue_001 chromosome 6, ASM1834538v1, whole genome shotgun sequence genome has a segment encoding these proteins:
- the LOC121493507 gene encoding granzyme B-like, with translation MQPLLLLLLLAFCLPSGAKAGEIIGGHEAKPHSRPYMALLQIKNPSGQIKCGGFLIQAMFVLTAAHCWGSSIKVTLGAHNIKEQEKTQQVIPVRRAIPHPDYSPKNYSNDIMLLLLERKAKLTAAVKTLPLPRGKARVRPGQVCSVAGWGQIEAKIRRYPDTLQEVSLEVQKDSECEFLLPKYYDSTTQLCVGNPKETKSSFQGDSGGPLVCNNVAQGIVSYGLKNGTPPRAYTKISSFLPWIKKTMKRLHPQEPDYLL, from the exons ATGCAGCCACTCCTGCTCCTGCTTCTGCTGGCCTTTTGTCTGCCTTCTGGGGCCAAGGCAG GAGAGATCATCGGGGGACATGAGGCCAAGCCCCACTCACGGCCCTATATGGCGTTACTTCAGATTAAAAACCCAAGCGGGCAGATCAAGTGTGGTGGGTTCCTGATACAAGCGATGTTCGTGCTGACAGCCGCTCACTGTTGGGGAAG CTCCATCAAAGTCACCCTGGGCGCCCACAACATCAAGGAACAGGAGAAGACCCAGCAGGTCATCCCTGTGAGAAGAGCCATCCCCCACCCAGACTATAGTCCAAAGAACTACTCCAATGACATCATGTTACTGCTG CTGGAGAGGAAGGCCAAGTTGACTGCAGCTGTGAAGActctccccctgcccaggggCAAGGCCCGGGTGAGGCCAGGACAGGTGTGCAGCGTGGCCGGCTGGGGGCAGATTGAGGCCAAGATACGCAGGTACCCAGACACTCTGCAGGAGGTGTCACTGGAAGTGCAGAAGGATTCAGAGTGTGAATTCCTCTTACCCAAGTATTATGACAGCACCACTCAGCTGTGCGTGGGGAATCCAAAGGAAACCAAGTCTTCCTTTCAG GGAGATTCTGGGGGCCCTCTCGTGTGTAACAATGTGGCTCAAGGCATTGTCTCCTATGGACTAAAAAATGGGACACCTCCCCGGGCCTACACCAAAATCTCAAGTTTCCTGCCCTGGATAAAGAAAACCATGAAGAGGCTCCACCCGCAGGAACCAGACTATCTGCTCTAG
- the LOC121493442 gene encoding granzyme H-like isoform X1, with protein MQPLLLLLALLLPVGAETEKIIGGHEAKPHSRPYMAFVQFLDKDNKNDSKKRCGGVLVHKDFVLTAAHCWGSSIKVTLGAHNIKEQEKTQQVIPVRRAIPHPDYSPKNYSNDIMLLLLERKAKLTAAVKTLPLPRGKARVRPGQVCSVAGWGRISMDTLATTLQEVSLEVQTDWECRSIFHDYYMGATHICVGDPKKMKTGFKVTGSWWASLLGSLG; from the exons ATGCAGCCACTCCTCCTTTTGTTGGCCCTTCTTCTGCCTGTTGGGGCTGAGACAG agaagaTCATCGGGGGCCATGAGGCCAAGCCCCACTCCCGGCCCTACATGGCGTTTGTTCAGTTTCTGGATAAGGACAATAAGAATGACAGTAAGAAGAGGTGTGGTGGTGTCCTCGTGCACAAGGACTTTGTTCTGACGGCTGCTCACTGCTGGGGAAG CTCCATCAAAGTCACCCTGGGCGCCCACAACATCAAGGAACAGGAGAAGACCCAGCAGGTCATCCCTGTGAGAAGAGCCATCCCCCACCCAGACTATAGTCCAAAGAACTACTCCAATGACATCATGTTACTGCTG CTGGAGAGGAAGGCCAAGTTGACTGCAGCTGTGAAGActctccccctgcccaggggCAAGGCCCGGGTGAGGCCAGGACAGGTGTGCAGCGTGGCCGGCTGGGGCCGGATCTCAATGGACACCTTAGCAACCACTCTGCAGGAGGTGTCACTGGAAGTGCAGACAGATTGGGAGTGCAGATCCATCTTCCACGACTATTATATGGGAGCCACCCATATTTGTGTAGGAGACCCAAAGAAGATGAAGACCGGCTTCAAG GTCACTGGCAGTTGGTGGGCCAGCCTCCTGGGCAGCCTTGGATGA
- the LOC121493442 gene encoding granzyme H-like isoform X2 yields MQPLLLLLALLLPVGAETEKIIGGHEAKPHSRPYMAFVQFLDKDNKNDSKKRCGGVLVHKDFVLTAAHCWGSSIKVTLGAHNIKEQEKTQQVIPVRRAIPHPDYSPKNYSNDIMLLLLERKAKLTAAVKTLPLPRGKARVRPGQVCSVAGWGRISMDTLATTLQEVSLEVQTDWECRSIFHDYYMGATHICVGDPKKMKTGFKGDSGGPLVCNNVVQGIFSYGKNDGTPPGVFMKVSHFLPWIKRTIKHL; encoded by the exons ATGCAGCCACTCCTCCTTTTGTTGGCCCTTCTTCTGCCTGTTGGGGCTGAGACAG agaagaTCATCGGGGGCCATGAGGCCAAGCCCCACTCCCGGCCCTACATGGCGTTTGTTCAGTTTCTGGATAAGGACAATAAGAATGACAGTAAGAAGAGGTGTGGTGGTGTCCTCGTGCACAAGGACTTTGTTCTGACGGCTGCTCACTGCTGGGGAAG CTCCATCAAAGTCACCCTGGGCGCCCACAACATCAAGGAACAGGAGAAGACCCAGCAGGTCATCCCTGTGAGAAGAGCCATCCCCCACCCAGACTATAGTCCAAAGAACTACTCCAATGACATCATGTTACTGCTG CTGGAGAGGAAGGCCAAGTTGACTGCAGCTGTGAAGActctccccctgcccaggggCAAGGCCCGGGTGAGGCCAGGACAGGTGTGCAGCGTGGCCGGCTGGGGCCGGATCTCAATGGACACCTTAGCAACCACTCTGCAGGAGGTGTCACTGGAAGTGCAGACAGATTGGGAGTGCAGATCCATCTTCCACGACTATTATATGGGAGCCACCCATATTTGTGTAGGAGACCCAAAGAAGATGAAGACCGGCTTCAAG GGGGACTCTGGGGGGCCCCTCGTGTGTAACAACGTGGTCCAGGGGATTTTCTCCTATGGAAAAAATGATGGGACACCTCCAGGGGTCTTCATGAAGGTCTCACACTTCCTGCCCTGGATAAAGAGAACAATAAAGCACCTCTAA
- the CTSG gene encoding cathepsin G: MPLFLFLVAFLLPPGAGAGEIIGGREARPHSRPYMAYLQIRSPNGGSIACGGFLVREDFVLTAAHCWGSRITVTLGAHDVGRRERAQQRTTARRAIRHPRYNPQTTANDIMLLQLANRMRRTRQVRPVPLPRAQARLRPGATCTVAGWGLLGLNRRTDRLHEVQLTVQNNSRCSRRFSFFNGQTQICVGSPRAGKSAFLGDSGGPLVCNGVAQGIVSYGDRRGTPPAVFTRISAFMPWVRRTMRRFQQQCQP, translated from the exons ATGCCACTGTTCCTGTTCCTGGTGGCCTTTCTTCTaccccctggggctggggcag GGGAGATCATCGGAGGCCGAGAGGCCAGGCCTCATTCCCGCCCCTACATGGCGTATCTCCAAATCCGGTCTCCAAACGGCGGCTCCATCGCTTGCGGGGGTTTCCTGGTGAGAGAAGACTTCGTGCTGACCGCAGCTCACTGCTGGGGAAG CCGCATCACCGTGACCCTGGGAGCCCACGACGTCGGGAGGCGGGAACGAGCCCAGCAGCGCACCACTGCGCGCAGGGCCATCCGACACCCCAGATACAATCCCCAGACCACCGCGAACGACATCATGCTACTGCAG ctggccAACAGAATGAGGCGCACGCGCCAGGTGAGGCCGGTGCCCCTGCCTCGGGCGCAGGCCCGGCTGAGACCCGGGGCCACGTGCACGGTGGCGGGCTGGGGCCTGTTGGGCCTCAACAGGAGAACGGACAGACTCCATGAGGTGCAGCTGACCGTGCAGAACAATTCGAGGTGCTCCCGTCGCTTCAGTTTCTTCAACGGCCAAACGCAGATTTGTGTGGGAAGCCCAAGGGCCGGGAAGTCCGCCTTCTTG GGTGACTCCGGAGGCCCCCTGGTGTGTAACGGCGTGGCCCAGGGCATTGTCTCCTATGGAGATAGGAGGGGGACTCCTCCAGCAGTCTTCACCAGGATTTCGGCCTTCATGCCCTGGGTAAGGAGAACAATGAGACGCTTCCAACAGCAGTGCCAGCCCTAG